The following are encoded together in the Kwoniella europaea PYCC6329 chromosome 1, complete sequence genome:
- a CDS encoding V-type proton ATPase subunit E, whose product MSFFHIVIVAAVVAALGAVAWFVMPKGKNQTLLRTAVLFTLTCCYLMWAITYLAQLHPLIKPRRSDLRAEY is encoded by the exons ATGTCATTCTTCCACATCGTAATCGTAGCGGCTGTAGTTGCCGCCCTAGGGGCCGTAGCGTGGTTCGTGATGCCAAAGGGAAAGAACCAAAC TCTACTTCGAACCGCTGTTCTTTTCACTCTCACATGTTGTTATCTCAT GTGGGCTATCACATATCTCGCTCAGTTGCATCCTCTCATCA AACCTCGTAGATCAGACTTACGAGCGGAATATTAG